A region from the Sphaerodactylus townsendi isolate TG3544 linkage group LG01, MPM_Stown_v2.3, whole genome shotgun sequence genome encodes:
- the GATAD2B gene encoding transcriptional repressor p66-beta encodes MNLASHIQQGTVNRVSSPLPSPSALNDAANSQAAAKLALRKQLEKTLLEIPPPKPPAPLLHFLPSAANSEFIYMVGLEEVVQSVIDSHGKGCASLLRVEPFVCAQCRTDFTPHWKQEKNGKILCEQCMTSNQKKALKAEHTNRLKNAFVKALQQEQEIEQRLQQQAALSPTAAPAVSSVSKQESIMRHHTLRQAPQPQSTLQRGIPTSARSMLSNFAQAPQLSVAGGLLGMPGVNIAYLNAGIGGHKASSLADRQREYLLDMIPPRSISQSISGQK; translated from the exons ATGAACCTTGCCTCCCACATCCAGCAAGGCACGGTGAACCGGGTGTCGTCGCCGCTGCCCAGCCCCAGTGCTCTCAACGACGCTGCCAACTCCCAGGCGGCTGCCAAGCTCGCCCTGCGCAAGCAGCTGGAAAAGACCCTCTTGGAGATCCCGCCCCCGAAACCGCCCGCCCCCCTGCTCCATTTCCTGCCCAGCGCGGCCAACAGCGAATTCATCTACATGGTGGGGCTGGAGGAGGTGGTGCAGAGCGTCATTGACAGCCACG GCAAAGGCTGCGCTTCCCTCTTGCGAGTGGAGCCCTTTGTTTGCGCCCAGTGCCGCACGGACTTCACCCCACACTGGAAGCAGGAGAAGAACGGCAAGATCCTGTGTGAGCAGTGCATGACCTCCAACCAGAAGAAGGCGCTCAAGGCCGAGCACACCAACCGGCTGAAGAATGCCTTTGTCAAAGCGCTGCAGCAGGAGCAG GAGATAGAGCAGCGGCTACAGCAGCAGGCTGCTCTGTCACCCACTGCTGCCCCTGCTGTGTCCAGTGTTAGCAAGCAGGAGAGCATCATGCGACACCACACGCTCCGCCAG GCACCGCAACCCCAAAGCACTCTGCAGCGAGGAATTCCCACCTCGGCCCGGTCCATGCTGTCCAACTTTGCCCAGGCCCCGCAGCTCTCTGTCGCAGGCGGCCTCCTCGGCATGCCAG GTGTCAACATCGCCTACCTGAATGCCGGGATCGGGGGCCACAAAGCATCGAGTCTGGCGGACCGGCAGAGGGAATACCTTTTAGATATGATCCCGCCGCGTTCTATATCGCAGTCCATCAGCGGGCAAAAATAA